From the genome of Pseudoliparis swirei isolate HS2019 ecotype Mariana Trench chromosome 10, NWPU_hadal_v1, whole genome shotgun sequence, one region includes:
- the myf5 gene encoding myogenic factor 5, which yields MDIFSPSQVYYDACASSPDSLEFGPGDAELDGSEEDEHVRIPGAPHQPGHCLQWACKACKRKSNFVDRRRAATMRERRRLKKVNHAFEALRRCTSANPSQRLPKVEILRNAIHYIESLQDLLREQVENYYGLPGGSGSEPGSPLSSCSDGMADSNSPLWQHLNANYCNSYSYGRNEGPGDKAVGASSLECLSSIVDRLSSVESSSCGPPPALRNTATFTPGSSDSQPCTPESPGSSRPVYHVL from the exons ATGGACATCTTCTCCCCGTCGCAGGTCTACTACGAcgcgtgcgcctcctctccggaCAGCCTGGAGTTTGGCCCCGGCGACGCCGAGCTCGACGGCTCCGAGGAGGACGAGCACGTGAGGATCCCCGGGGCCCCCCACCAGCCGGGCCACTGCCTCCAGTGGGCCTGCAAGGCCTGCAAGCGCAAGTCCAACTTTGTGGACCGCCGGCGGGCCGCCACCATGCGCGAGCGCCGGCGGCTGAAGAAGGTCAACCACGCCTTCGAGGCTCTGAGGCGCTGCACCTCGGCCAACCCCAGCCAGCGGCTGCCCAAGGTGGAGATCCTGCGCAACGCCATCCACTACATCGAGAGCCTGCAGGATCTGCTGCGGGAGCAGGTGGAGAACTACTACGGCCTCCCCGGAGGCAGCGGCTCGGAGCCCGGCAGCCCGCTGTCCAGCTGCTCCGACGGCATG GCCGACAGCAACAGTCCACTGTGGCAACATCTGAATGCAAACTACTGCAACAGTTATTCATACGGCAGGAACG AGGGTCCCGGAGACAAGGCCGTGGGAGCCTCCAGTCTGGAGTGCCTCTCCAGCATCGTGGACCGGCTGTCCTCGGTGGAGAGCAGCAGCTGCGGCCCGCCGCCGGCTCTGAGAAACACGGCCACCTTCACCCCCGGCAGCTCCGACTCGCAGCCGTGCACGCCGGAGAGCCCCGGATCATCCAGGCCCGTCTACCACGTCCTGTGA
- the lin7a gene encoding protein lin-7 homolog A isoform X2 produces the protein MATVVQPLSLDRDVARAIELLEKLQESGDVPGHKLQSLKKVLQSEFCTAIREVYQYMHETITVNGCPEYQARATAKATVAAFAASEGHSHPRVVELPKTEEGLGFNVMGGKEQNSPIYISRIIPGGVAERQGGLKRGDQLLSVNGVSVEGEHHEKAVELLKAAKDSVKLVVRYTPKVLEEMEARFEKLRMARRRQQQQILMQQQQQQQQGVASHQNHMS, from the exons ATGTGGCCAGGGCCATCGAGCTGCTGGAGAAGCTGCAGGAGTCGGGCGACGTGCCCGGTCACAAGCTCCAGTCTCTGAAGAAAGTCCTTCAGAGTGAGTTCTGCACCGCCATCCGAGAG GTGTACCAGTACATGCATGAAACCATCACAGTGAATGGCTGTCCAGAGTACCAGGCGAGAGCTACAGCCAAG GCAACAGTCGCCGCCTTCGCAGCCAGCGAAGGTCACTCCCACCCGCGAGTGGTGGAGCTACCCAAGACGGAGGAGGGGCTGGGCTTCAACGTGATGGGCGGCAAGGAGCAGAACTCGCCCATCTACATCTCCCGCATCATCCCGGGAGGCGTGGCCGAGCGGCAGGGCGGCCTGAAGCGAGGGGATCAGCTGCTGTCCGTCAACGGCGTG AGCGTGGAAGGCGAGCACCACGAGAAAGCCGTGGAGCTGCTGAAGGCGGCCAAGGACAGCGTGAAGCTGGTGGTCCGCTACACCCCCAAAGtgctggaggagatggaggcccGCTTTGAGAAGCTCCGTATGGCCCGGCggcgccagcagcagcagatcctcatgcagcagcagcagcagcagcagcagggcgtGGCGTCGCACCAGAACCACATGTCGTAG
- the lin7a gene encoding protein lin-7 homolog A isoform X1 produces MATVVQPLSLDRDVARAIELLEKLQESGDVPGHKLQSLKKVLQSEFCTAIREVYQYMHETITVNGCPEYQARATAKATVAAFAASEGHSHPRVVELPKTEEGLGFNVMGGKEQNSPIYISRIIPGGVAERQGGLKRGDQLLSVNGVSVEGEHHEKAVELLKAAKDSVKLVVRYTPKVLEEMEARFEKLRMARRRQQQQILMQQQQQQQQGVASHQNHMSLFQKKKKKKK; encoded by the exons ATGTGGCCAGGGCCATCGAGCTGCTGGAGAAGCTGCAGGAGTCGGGCGACGTGCCCGGTCACAAGCTCCAGTCTCTGAAGAAAGTCCTTCAGAGTGAGTTCTGCACCGCCATCCGAGAG GTGTACCAGTACATGCATGAAACCATCACAGTGAATGGCTGTCCAGAGTACCAGGCGAGAGCTACAGCCAAG GCAACAGTCGCCGCCTTCGCAGCCAGCGAAGGTCACTCCCACCCGCGAGTGGTGGAGCTACCCAAGACGGAGGAGGGGCTGGGCTTCAACGTGATGGGCGGCAAGGAGCAGAACTCGCCCATCTACATCTCCCGCATCATCCCGGGAGGCGTGGCCGAGCGGCAGGGCGGCCTGAAGCGAGGGGATCAGCTGCTGTCCGTCAACGGCGTG AGCGTGGAAGGCGAGCACCACGAGAAAGCCGTGGAGCTGCTGAAGGCGGCCAAGGACAGCGTGAAGCTGGTGGTCCGCTACACCCCCAAAGtgctggaggagatggaggcccGCTTTGAGAAGCTCCGTATGGCCCGGCggcgccagcagcagcagatcctcatgcagcagcagcagcagcagcagcagggcgtGGCGTCGCACCAGAACCACATGTC GTtgttccagaagaagaagaagaagaagaagtga